Proteins encoded by one window of Candidatus Stoquefichus sp. SB1:
- a CDS encoding PTS sugar transporter subunit IIC — METLTNVLEKFLMPISSWVSRNKSLQGISKGFMRILPVTILSSLFYLIANFPVTAWTDWLASSGIGNYILIPYNVTMGLFALYAAFAVAYSYAQNEKCDALSSGIISLICFLVLTPYATDVAGALFAEGDLAYSFGWLGCKGLFVAMIVAIVVAKVYCLFEKKGWTFHMPEGVPPYVEQSFASLIPGFICAGVCGIIAYAFSMTSFGNIHELIYHYLQIPLTALGGSIWGYLIATVLIQLLWWFGIHGFNVVMGVMMPIFLGIDMARLAGETTNPIGMSLMTVVGQSTICCCIIMLFFCKSKQLKQIGKIATPAAIFNIGEPIVFGVPNVLNPYMFIPTVLLVPIVTNLFFYFGFVSGIVTPLSGAQVSMQVPVVLYGLVQGNWMVALWQALAIPLGVILFLPFYKMYDKTLVEKEQMTENQKADINV, encoded by the coding sequence ATGGAAACTTTAACAAATGTATTAGAGAAGTTTTTGATGCCTATTTCATCATGGGTATCACGTAACAAATCATTACAGGGAATATCAAAAGGATTTATGAGAATATTGCCAGTAACGATTTTAAGTTCATTGTTTTATTTAATTGCCAATTTTCCAGTTACAGCCTGGACAGATTGGTTAGCAAGTTCAGGTATAGGAAATTATATTTTAATTCCTTATAATGTTACGATGGGGTTGTTTGCTTTGTATGCTGCTTTTGCAGTCGCATATAGTTATGCACAAAATGAAAAATGTGATGCTCTGTCTTCTGGAATTATTTCACTTATCTGTTTCTTGGTTTTAACACCTTATGCAACAGATGTTGCTGGGGCGTTGTTTGCTGAAGGTGATTTGGCTTATAGTTTTGGTTGGTTAGGATGTAAAGGCTTATTTGTTGCGATGATCGTTGCCATTGTCGTTGCTAAGGTTTATTGCTTATTTGAGAAAAAGGGTTGGACATTTCATATGCCTGAAGGTGTGCCACCTTATGTTGAACAATCATTTGCTTCATTAATTCCTGGCTTTATTTGTGCTGGGGTATGTGGCATTATTGCTTATGCATTTAGTATGACATCATTTGGTAATATTCATGAATTGATTTATCATTATTTACAAATCCCTTTAACAGCATTAGGTGGATCTATTTGGGGATATTTGATTGCAACTGTTTTGATTCAACTTTTATGGTGGTTTGGAATTCATGGTTTCAATGTTGTTATGGGAGTTATGATGCCTATTTTCCTAGGAATAGATATGGCAAGATTGGCTGGCGAAACAACCAATCCAATTGGTATGAGTTTGATGACCGTTGTTGGTCAATCAACAATTTGCTGTTGTATTATTATGTTGTTTTTCTGTAAGTCTAAACAGTTAAAACAGATTGGAAAGATTGCAACACCTGCTGCTATTTTCAATATTGGTGAACCAATTGTCTTCGGTGTACCAAATGTTTTAAATCCATATATGTTTATTCCAACAGTTCTATTAGTTCCAATTGTGACAAATTTGTTTTTCTATTTTGGTTTTGTCAGTGGCATTGTGACACCATTATCTGGGGCACAAGTTTCTATGCAGGTTCCAGTTGTTCTTTATGGATTGGTTCAAGGAAATTGGATGGTTGCTTTATGGCAAGCATTAGCAATTCCACTAGGGGTTATCTTGTTCTTACCATTTTATAAAATGTATGACAAAACACTGGTTGAAAAAGAACAGATGACTGAAAATCAAAAGGCTGATATCAATGTCTAA
- a CDS encoding ChbG/HpnK family deacetylase, with product MSKRLILNADDFGLTSGINYGILHAYLHHSISSISLMVNAPQTLEAVEIIKRYQINCVGIHVNITLGKPVSAPCDVPSLINEHGYFHQSDWWFQNRAQEDELIREFDNQIQLFEKLTGQKPNHINYHHRYDFYQYYPALVKHLFEKYQLPMRLERDYADYPYEYALNQSFFIDTQGKLIDYLTADFIEMPCHIGFVDQDIMELSSLNLQRMKDSYLVNSQAFQLEYQQMGYQLVGWDMIKNK from the coding sequence ATGTCTAAAAGACTAATTCTTAATGCTGATGATTTTGGTTTGACATCAGGAATTAATTATGGCATTTTACATGCCTATCTTCATCACTCTATTTCATCTATCAGTTTAATGGTGAATGCACCTCAAACATTAGAAGCGGTTGAAATCATAAAAAGATATCAAATAAATTGTGTTGGTATTCATGTCAATATAACACTTGGAAAACCAGTATCTGCTCCATGTGATGTTCCTTCCTTAATTAATGAACATGGATATTTTCATCAATCAGATTGGTGGTTTCAAAATCGTGCTCAAGAAGATGAATTGATACGTGAATTTGATAATCAAATCCAACTTTTTGAAAAATTGACTGGTCAAAAACCTAATCATATCAATTATCATCATCGTTATGATTTTTATCAATATTATCCGGCTTTAGTAAAACATCTTTTTGAAAAATATCAATTACCCATGCGTTTAGAAAGAGATTATGCTGATTATCCATATGAATATGCTTTAAATCAGAGCTTCTTTATAGATACACAAGGAAAACTCATTGATTATTTGACTGCTGATTTCATTGAGATGCCTTGCCACATTGGTTTTGTTGATCAAGATATCATGGAGTTAAGCAGTCTTAATCTTCAGCGTATGAAAGATAGTTATCTGGTTAATTCTCAGGCATTTCAATTAGAATATCAACAAATGGGATATCAACTCGTTGGATGGGATATGATTAAAAATAAATAA
- a CDS encoding GGDEF domain-containing protein, with amino-acid sequence MSYICNLIDYHFKEKAMLKDNAQEIEKLNQRMLYRTLLVAVMCFIVLFTLSLFVESYKDYHEIYIVLILTMSCFDLFVHKVNFQIPSIYFLYFAYTIAVSYATYSSAIMAPDYISVFILACLFAMPIIGIDASWRACFVEIFLGIFYLLIVFYYKVGGLFADELINVCMFTFLGLSFGSSLRKIRIENLEMRRLDMIRENIDSLTQTLSRRKLFTDLSEYKDLDKLNQLIGIIMIDIDNFKIFNDTYGHVAGDKCLREIGKCFNQIGLINDMKFYRYGGEEFVGLMYHGTKNEMITLCEQINHAIFDLKIPNEQIDYHYVTISAGLILVDERYASLPYDKWITQADIALYKAKSEGRNRVVVYQDGMMMGDKIKV; translated from the coding sequence ATGTCATATATTTGTAATCTGATAGACTATCATTTCAAAGAAAAGGCTATGTTAAAAGACAATGCACAAGAAATAGAAAAATTGAATCAAAGAATGTTATATAGAACTTTGTTGGTTGCTGTTATGTGTTTTATTGTTTTGTTTACCCTCTCTTTGTTTGTTGAAAGTTATAAAGATTATCATGAAATTTATATCGTGCTGATTTTAACAATGAGTTGCTTTGACCTTTTTGTTCATAAAGTGAATTTCCAGATTCCTTCTATTTACTTTCTGTATTTTGCGTATACTATTGCTGTAAGTTATGCAACATATTCCAGTGCAATTATGGCACCAGATTATATATCTGTTTTTATTTTGGCTTGTCTTTTTGCCATGCCAATTATTGGAATTGATGCAAGCTGGCGTGCCTGCTTTGTTGAAATCTTTTTGGGTATATTTTATCTGCTCATTGTTTTCTATTATAAGGTTGGAGGTTTATTTGCTGATGAATTGATTAATGTTTGCATGTTTACTTTTTTAGGTTTGTCTTTTGGAAGTTCATTACGAAAAATCCGAATTGAAAATCTTGAAATGCGTAGACTTGATATGATACGTGAAAATATCGATTCTTTAACCCAGACACTAAGTCGTCGTAAGTTATTCACAGATTTAAGTGAATATAAAGACTTAGATAAGTTAAATCAGTTGATTGGTATTATTATGATTGATATTGATAACTTTAAAATATTTAATGATACTTATGGTCATGTTGCCGGTGATAAATGCTTACGCGAAATTGGAAAATGCTTTAATCAAATTGGACTGATTAATGATATGAAGTTTTATCGTTATGGCGGTGAGGAATTTGTTGGATTGATGTATCATGGAACAAAAAATGAAATGATAACATTATGTGAACAGATTAATCATGCTATATTTGATTTAAAGATTCCCAATGAACAGATAGATTATCATTATGTGACAATAAGTGCTGGATTGATTTTGGTTGATGAGAGGTACGCTTCACTTCCCTATGATAAATGGATTACGCAGGCAGATATTGCTTTATATAAAGCAAAAAGTGAAGGAAGAAATAGAGTCGTTGTTTATCAGGATGGAATGATGATGGGAGATAAGATAAAAGTTTAA
- a CDS encoding 6-phospho-beta-glucosidase, translating to MALREDFLWGGAIAAHQAEGAWQEGGKGVSCTDVETAGDNVTGAPRRLTDGVLPGEDYPNHVGVDFYHHYKEDVKLFAEMGFKCFRTSIAWTRIFPRGDEDKPNEEGLKFYDDLFDECHKYGIEPVITLSHFEMPWALAKEYGGFTNRSAIDMFVKFAKVCFERYQHKVKYWMTFNEINNQADVNQHNLIQEGAVLLKEGDDAEYLMYLSAHYELVASALAVKAAHDINPDLQVGCMIGMNAVYPASPKPEDVMNALGAMHQKYWYVEVHARGHYPQHILRKFERKGYDFITEEDKVALAAGKVDYIGFSYYMSFATEYHGHNEKTFDYIPEDFVRNTYLKASDWGWQIDPLGLRWALNWFYDRFELPMMIVENGFGAFDKKEADGTVNDQYRIDYLRSHIQAIKDAVDYDGVDLLGYTMWSPIDIVSASTGEYDKRYGFIYVNYNNAHEGDFSRSKKKSFDWYKKVIATNGEDLSD from the coding sequence ATGGCATTAAGAGAAGATTTTTTATGGGGAGGAGCGATTGCTGCGCATCAGGCCGAAGGAGCTTGGCAGGAAGGTGGCAAAGGTGTCAGCTGTACTGATGTAGAAACAGCAGGAGATAATGTGACTGGAGCACCACGTCGCTTAACTGATGGAGTTCTTCCAGGAGAAGATTATCCTAATCATGTAGGAGTGGATTTTTATCACCATTATAAAGAAGATGTCAAATTATTTGCAGAAATGGGATTTAAATGTTTTAGAACTTCAATCGCATGGACAAGAATTTTTCCAAGAGGTGATGAAGACAAACCAAATGAGGAAGGTTTAAAATTCTATGATGATTTATTTGACGAATGTCATAAATATGGAATTGAACCTGTCATTACATTATCACATTTTGAAATGCCTTGGGCTTTAGCAAAAGAATATGGTGGTTTTACAAATCGTTCTGCCATTGATATGTTTGTTAAATTTGCGAAAGTCTGCTTTGAAAGATATCAGCATAAAGTCAAATATTGGATGACTTTTAATGAAATTAATAATCAGGCAGATGTCAATCAACATAACTTAATTCAAGAAGGAGCCGTGCTATTAAAAGAAGGTGATGATGCTGAATATTTAATGTATCTATCAGCTCATTATGAATTGGTTGCTTCCGCTTTAGCTGTGAAAGCTGCTCATGATATTAACCCTGATTTACAAGTAGGTTGTATGATTGGGATGAATGCTGTTTATCCAGCTTCACCAAAACCAGAAGATGTAATGAATGCTTTAGGGGCTATGCATCAAAAATATTGGTATGTAGAAGTTCATGCAAGAGGTCATTATCCTCAACATATCTTACGTAAATTTGAAAGAAAAGGTTATGATTTCATTACTGAAGAAGATAAAGTTGCATTGGCAGCTGGAAAAGTAGATTATATTGGTTTTTCTTACTACATGTCTTTTGCAACTGAATATCATGGTCATAATGAAAAAACATTTGATTACATACCAGAAGACTTTGTCAGAAATACTTATTTGAAAGCATCTGACTGGGGTTGGCAAATTGATCCATTAGGATTACGTTGGGCTTTAAACTGGTTCTATGATCGTTTTGAACTTCCTATGATGATTGTTGAAAATGGTTTTGGTGCATTTGATAAAAAAGAAGCAGATGGAACAGTTAATGATCAATATCGTATTGATTATTTAAGATCACATATTCAAGCAATCAAGGATGCTGTTGATTATGATGGTGTTGATTTATTAGGTTATACAATGTGGTCACCAATTGATATTGTGTCAGCATCAACTGGTGAATATGATAAACGTTATGGTTTTATCTATGTGAATTATAATAATGCTCATGAAGGTGATTTTTCAAGAAGTAAGAAAAAATCATTTGACTGGTATAAGAAAGTTATCGCTACCAATGGTGAAGACTTATCAGATTAG
- a CDS encoding glycoside hydrolase family 1 protein, translating to MKKLRKDFLWGGAIAANQAEGAYLEDGKGVNVTDVSRGLMYEADEKVIEGKYYPSHEAIDFYHTYKDDLKLMSGMGFNCFRTSISWARIFPHGDETEPNEAGLQFYDDMFNEMLELGMEPVVTISHYETPLYLYDTYGGWENRKLIDFFVHYCEVLFERYKHQVKYWMTFNEINNVHTIPFAAAAIKPEKTNHPMQCKFQAAHNMFVASSKVNKLCHEMIPEAHIGCMLSLSGVYPNTCKPEDVLGAYNLRRRSLFFSDVMMRGYYPSYADRWFEEYDVHLDIQPGDLEIMKEYPSDYLGFSYYRTTTYKEGMPILGHTGGIVGEKNPYLKETPWGWQIDPVGFRYVLNELYDRYQKPLFVVENGMGNIDVLENETVNDDYRIDYLREHIKAMKEAVADGVDLIGYTYWGPIDIVSAGTGEMKKRYGFIYVDKDNDGNGTLKRYKKKSYDWYKKVIESNGEDLDEMV from the coding sequence ATGAAAAAATTAAGAAAAGATTTTTTATGGGGAGGAGCGATTGCAGCTAATCAAGCTGAAGGAGCTTATCTTGAAGATGGTAAAGGTGTGAATGTTACTGATGTTTCAAGAGGTTTAATGTATGAAGCAGATGAAAAAGTTATTGAAGGAAAATATTATCCATCACATGAGGCTATTGATTTTTATCACACATATAAGGATGATTTAAAATTAATGAGTGGTATGGGGTTTAATTGTTTTCGAACAAGTATCTCATGGGCTAGAATTTTTCCACATGGTGATGAGACAGAACCTAATGAAGCAGGACTACAATTTTATGATGATATGTTTAATGAAATGTTAGAATTGGGAATGGAACCAGTTGTAACGATTTCTCACTATGAAACACCACTTTATTTATATGATACTTATGGTGGTTGGGAAAATAGAAAATTAATTGATTTCTTTGTTCACTATTGTGAAGTGCTTTTTGAAAGATATAAACATCAGGTCAAATATTGGATGACATTTAATGAAATTAATAATGTGCATACAATTCCTTTTGCTGCCGCAGCAATCAAGCCAGAGAAAACGAATCATCCTATGCAATGTAAGTTTCAAGCCGCACATAATATGTTTGTTGCCAGCAGTAAAGTCAATAAACTCTGTCATGAAATGATACCTGAAGCTCACATTGGATGTATGTTATCATTAAGTGGTGTGTATCCCAATACATGTAAACCAGAAGATGTTTTAGGTGCCTATAATTTAAGAAGACGTTCATTGTTTTTTAGTGATGTTATGATGCGTGGTTATTATCCAAGTTATGCTGATCGCTGGTTTGAAGAATATGATGTTCATTTAGATATTCAGCCAGGTGATTTAGAAATTATGAAAGAATATCCAAGTGATTATCTAGGTTTTTCTTATTATCGAACAACAACATATAAAGAAGGTATGCCTATATTAGGACATACTGGTGGTATTGTTGGTGAAAAGAATCCTTATTTAAAGGAAACACCTTGGGGTTGGCAAATCGATCCTGTCGGTTTTAGATATGTATTAAATGAATTATATGATCGTTATCAAAAACCTTTATTTGTCGTAGAAAATGGTATGGGAAATATTGATGTTTTAGAAAATGAAACAGTTAATGATGATTATCGTATAGATTATTTAAGAGAGCATATCAAAGCGATGAAAGAAGCCGTTGCTGATGGGGTGGATTTGATTGGTTATACTTATTGGGGACCAATTGATATTGTCAGTGCAGGAACAGGAGAAATGAAAAAACGTTATGGTTTTATCTATGTGGATAAAGATAATGATGGAAATGGAACTTTAAAAAGATATAAGAAAAAATCATATGACTGGTATAAAAAAGTTATTGAAAGTAATGGAGAAGATTTAGATGAGATGGTTTAA
- a CDS encoding TetR/AcrR family transcriptional regulator — MRTEYRNAIKSKVSIKNAFIQLLKVKPASKITVTDIIQIANISRGTFYAHYKDTLDLWESFQRDFLDQLIHFTEKHKETLLVDKIDLLLNKTIDILKNDYETYCVLANQDFSFDFYHEVKRVILRELTQEYAVSAEIERSLNIYIGGFIMLLREWLENPNFESMEDYVKTLSRLIHQGTII; from the coding sequence ATGCGTACAGAATATCGTAATGCAATCAAATCTAAAGTCTCTATTAAAAATGCATTTATTCAATTGCTTAAAGTGAAACCAGCGAGCAAAATTACTGTGACTGATATTATTCAGATTGCAAATATTAGTCGTGGAACTTTTTATGCTCATTATAAAGATACTCTTGATTTATGGGAAAGTTTTCAAAGAGATTTTCTAGACCAGTTAATTCACTTTACTGAAAAACATAAGGAAACATTATTAGTTGATAAGATTGATTTATTATTAAATAAAACCATTGATATTCTTAAAAATGATTATGAAACATATTGTGTATTAGCAAATCAAGATTTTTCTTTTGATTTTTATCATGAAGTCAAAAGAGTTATTTTAAGGGAATTAACTCAAGAATACGCTGTTTCTGCAGAAATTGAAAGAAGCTTAAATATTTATATTGGAGGATTTATTATGTTATTGAGGGAATGGCTAGAAAATCCTAATTTTGAATCAATGGAAGATTATGTCAAAACATTATCAAGACTTATTCATCAAGGAACCATCATTTAA
- a CDS encoding asparaginase: protein MKTIAIVATGGTIAGTGKQGKTVAYRAGEMNVDEIIQSIPMIQDIANIKEYQLMNIDSNEMNPQRWIELSRIINEIVQDEHIDGVVVTHGTDTLDETAYFLTLTIHSAKPVVMTGAMRPATATSADGPYNLYQAVCLATHEEAHHQGVMGLFSNTIYSGRDIQKVNNYKIDAFDQKAFGCLGYMQDHEVYFFSKTFKTHTLNSLFSKSSYHDLPSVGIVYFYAGASCQLLYDMAKNHHGIILTGSGSGNYSEEWLSAINDLSSQGIIFVRCSRVAQGIVFDDDIFDPHHYCISGNTLTPQKARVLLMLALTQTTKREEIRKIFNEY from the coding sequence ATGAAAACAATTGCAATTGTAGCGACTGGCGGAACTATTGCTGGAACAGGAAAACAGGGAAAGACTGTTGCTTATCGTGCTGGTGAAATGAATGTTGATGAGATTATTCAGTCAATTCCAATGATTCAGGATATAGCCAATATTAAAGAATATCAATTAATGAATATTGATAGTAATGAAATGAATCCACAAAGATGGATAGAATTATCTCGTATTATTAATGAAATTGTTCAAGATGAACATATTGATGGGGTTGTTGTTACACATGGAACTGATACATTAGATGAAACAGCATATTTTTTAACATTAACAATTCATAGTGCAAAACCAGTTGTCATGACTGGAGCTATGCGTCCAGCTACAGCAACCAGTGCGGATGGACCATATAATTTATATCAGGCTGTTTGCTTAGCGACACATGAAGAAGCACACCACCAAGGTGTTATGGGGCTTTTTTCAAATACAATTTATTCAGGAAGAGATATTCAGAAAGTGAATAATTATAAAATAGATGCTTTTGATCAGAAGGCTTTTGGCTGTTTAGGTTATATGCAGGACCATGAAGTTTATTTCTTTTCCAAAACATTCAAAACACATACATTGAATTCTCTATTTTCAAAATCTTCATATCATGATTTACCATCAGTTGGTATCGTTTATTTTTATGCTGGTGCATCATGTCAGTTATTATATGATATGGCTAAAAATCATCATGGTATTATTTTAACGGGGTCAGGTAGTGGTAATTATAGTGAGGAATGGTTATCAGCAATTAATGATTTATCATCTCAAGGAATTATTTTTGTACGTTGCTCACGTGTTGCTCAAGGGATTGTTTTTGATGATGATATTTTTGATCCACATCATTATTGTATTTCAGGGAACACTCTTACTCCCCAAAAAGCAAGAGTCCTCTTGATGTTAGCATTGACACAAACAACCAAACGTGAAGAGATAAGGAAGATTTTTAATGAATACTAA
- a CDS encoding DMT family transporter has protein sequence MNTKQKGIVFTVISTIIFGITPAIGKMTYAMGNNGIQLAFLRHLFVVPLFLLIVFYQQVSLKLTKQQLKDVIKVGFFGNTLTVVLLYSSYSYIGVGSATVLHFLYPLFVCVINFLFYQQSLNKKQIVCLIIAIIGILCFIDSSSSSLIGFLCAIFSGVFFAYYMIGMDHSTIRYINPYVFNFYLVAMNAIIIFIFALITHNLSMMPIEGYLLAMIVAVFTSLIGVVLFQKGICCLGASLTAILSTLEPITSIIVGMIFLGESLTIMKMIGCGLVLISTFILVKAQGGSYEN, from the coding sequence ATGAATACTAAACAAAAAGGGATTGTCTTTACAGTCATTTCTACTATTATATTTGGTATTACGCCAGCGATTGGAAAAATGACATATGCAATGGGAAATAATGGTATTCAACTTGCTTTTTTAAGACATTTATTTGTTGTACCTCTATTTTTATTAATTGTTTTCTATCAGCAGGTCTCTTTAAAATTAACCAAACAACAATTAAAAGATGTGATAAAAGTAGGTTTTTTTGGAAATACGTTGACTGTTGTTTTACTTTATTCATCTTATAGTTATATTGGAGTGGGAAGTGCAACTGTTCTTCATTTTCTTTATCCACTATTTGTATGTGTTATCAATTTCTTGTTTTATCAGCAATCCTTAAATAAGAAACAGATTGTCTGTTTAATAATAGCAATTATTGGGATTTTATGTTTTATAGATTCGTCCTCATCATCTTTGATAGGTTTTCTTTGTGCTATTTTTTCAGGTGTTTTCTTTGCTTATTATATGATTGGGATGGATCATTCCACAATTCGTTATATCAATCCATATGTTTTTAACTTTTATTTAGTTGCTATGAATGCCATAATTATCTTTATATTTGCATTGATAACCCATAATCTTTCAATGATGCCTATTGAAGGATATTTGCTAGCTATGATTGTAGCCGTTTTTACATCACTGATAGGTGTTGTTCTCTTTCAAAAAGGAATCTGTTGTTTAGGAGCATCTTTAACAGCCATTCTTTCGACTTTAGAACCGATTACAAGTATTATTGTAGGAATGATTTTTTTAGGTGAAAGTTTGACAATTATGAAAATGATTGGATGTGGCTTAGTTCTTATTTCAACCTTTATTCTTGTAAAAGCACAAGGAGGCAGTTATGAAAATTGA
- a CDS encoding uridine kinase family protein codes for MKIDELVFQLQQAESFILAIDGMSTSGKTTLATQLQEQLGGHVFHMDDFFLPAEKRTPQRLAEPGGNVDYERFLETVLKPLSQKQTVSYQPFDCSVMALDKTVHKISYHPYNIIEGSYALHPELLPYYTHQVVLRIDSKTQLQRLQKRNPKQMNQFIDMWIPLENDYFTYYHIFEKYPVID; via the coding sequence ATGAAAATTGATGAACTTGTTTTTCAATTACAACAAGCAGAAAGTTTTATATTGGCGATTGATGGTATGTCAACTTCTGGAAAGACAACATTAGCAACTCAATTGCAAGAACAATTAGGTGGACATGTATTTCATATGGATGATTTCTTTTTACCGGCTGAAAAAAGAACACCGCAAAGACTTGCCGAGCCTGGGGGAAACGTTGATTATGAAAGATTTTTAGAAACTGTTTTAAAACCATTAAGTCAAAAACAGACAGTAAGCTATCAGCCATTTGATTGTTCAGTTATGGCATTAGATAAAACAGTGCATAAAATTTCATATCATCCCTACAATATTATAGAAGGAAGTTATGCATTGCATCCAGAACTCTTGCCTTATTATACTCATCAAGTTGTATTAAGAATTGATTCTAAAACTCAGCTTCAAAGATTACAAAAACGTAATCCTAAACAAATGAATCAATTTATAGATATGTGGATACCATTAGAAAATGATTATTTTACTTATTATCATATTTTTGAAAAGTATCCAGTGATTGATTGA
- a CDS encoding ATP-dependent Clp protease proteolytic subunit, whose protein sequence is MNFIPTVILKKHSKEYAYDIFSRLLEDRIIMLCGEINDEMASSIVSQLLYLESLDPNADIDMYINSPGGSVSAGLAIFDTMNFVKCDVSTISIGLSASMGAFLLAAGTKGKRYALENSEIMIHQPLGGTNGQASDIEITTKHILKQKEKLNRLLSEMTSQPLRRIKKDTDRDYFMNAYDALEYGLIDEVLKK, encoded by the coding sequence ATGAACTTTATACCAACAGTTATTTTAAAAAAACATTCAAAAGAATATGCTTATGACATATTTTCAAGGCTCTTAGAAGATCGTATTATCATGTTATGTGGAGAAATCAATGATGAAATGGCGAGTTCAATTGTCAGCCAACTTTTATATTTAGAATCACTCGATCCTAATGCTGATATTGACATGTATATTAATTCTCCAGGCGGAAGTGTATCAGCTGGTTTAGCTATTTTTGATACAATGAATTTTGTTAAATGTGATGTTTCAACAATTAGTATTGGACTATCTGCAAGTATGGGTGCATTTTTATTAGCAGCTGGAACAAAAGGCAAAAGATATGCTTTAGAAAATAGTGAAATCATGATTCATCAACCACTAGGTGGGACAAATGGTCAAGCAAGCGATATAGAAATCACAACAAAACACATTTTAAAGCAAAAAGAGAAATTAAATCGTCTGCTTTCAGAAATGACCAGTCAACCATTACGACGTATTAAAAAAGATACTGATCGTGATTATTTTATGAATGCCTATGATGCATTAGAATACGGTCTTATAGATGAAGTTTTAAAAAAGTAA
- the gap gene encoding type I glyceraldehyde-3-phosphate dehydrogenase: MAVKVAINGFGRIGRLAFRQMFGAEGYEVVAINDLTDPKMLAHLLKYDSAQGRYALADKVEVKESSIVVDGKEIEIYKEADASKLPWGELGVDVVLECTGFYVSKAKSQAHIDAGAKKVVISAPAGNDLPTVVFGVNEGILKADDTIISAASCTTNCLAPMANALNNLAKIKSGIMLTVHAYTGDQMVLDGPHRKGDLRRARAAAVNIVPNSTGAAKAIGLVIPELNGKLIGSAQRVPVPTGSTTILTSVVEGEVTVEEVNAAMKAAATPSFGYTEEQLVSSDIIGINYGSLFDATQTMVKPLDNGTTEVQTVAWYDNENSYTSNMVRTIKYFAELTK; encoded by the coding sequence ATGGCAGTAAAAGTAGCAATTAACGGTTTCGGACGTATTGGACGTCTAGCATTTAGACAAATGTTTGGTGCTGAAGGATATGAAGTAGTCGCAATTAACGATTTAACTGATCCAAAAATGTTAGCACATTTATTAAAATATGATTCAGCACAAGGGAGATATGCTTTAGCAGATAAAGTAGAAGTTAAAGAATCTTCTATCGTTGTAGATGGAAAAGAAATCGAAATCTACAAAGAAGCAGATGCTTCTAAATTACCTTGGGGAGAATTAGGTGTAGATGTTGTTTTAGAATGTACAGGATTCTATGTATCTAAAGCAAAATCTCAAGCTCATATTGATGCAGGAGCTAAAAAAGTTGTTATTTCTGCACCAGCAGGAAATGACTTACCAACAGTTGTATTTGGTGTAAACGAAGGTATCTTAAAAGCTGATGATACAATTATTTCAGCAGCTTCTTGTACAACTAACTGTTTAGCACCTATGGCTAACGCTTTAAATAACTTAGCTAAAATCAAATCTGGTATCATGTTAACAGTACATGCTTATACTGGTGACCAAATGGTATTAGATGGACCTCATAGAAAAGGTGATTTAAGAAGAGCACGTGCTGCTGCAGTTAACATCGTACCTAACTCAACTGGTGCTGCAAAAGCAATCGGATTAGTTATCCCTGAATTAAATGGAAAATTAATTGGTTCAGCTCAACGTGTACCTGTTCCTACAGGATCTACAACTATCTTAACTTCAGTTGTTGAAGGTGAAGTAACAGTTGAAGAAGTTAATGCAGCTATGAAAGCAGCAGCAACTCCATCATTTGGATATACTGAAGAACAATTAGTATCTTCTGATATCATTGGAATCAACTATGGTTCATTATTCGATGCAACTCAAACTATGGTTAAACCATTAGATAATGGAACTACTGAAGTTCAAACAGTTGCTTGGTATGACAACGAAAATTCTTATACTTCTAACATGGTTAGAACTATTAAATATTTCGCTGAATTAACTAAATAA